One genomic segment of Penaeus chinensis breed Huanghai No. 1 chromosome 24, ASM1920278v2, whole genome shotgun sequence includes these proteins:
- the LOC125038386 gene encoding exportin-7-like isoform X5: protein MQCQMREVVKLELLCKQLHEASDGVRRQEAEKALVEFQSGQGAATLTQCQMLLDRAQSSYSQYLAATTLTKLVSRNPCTLSLQQRIDIRNYVLNYLATRPKLVHYVTQGLVVLFGRITKLGWFDGLDKEEWAFRNVVGDVSQFLQGSVDHCVIGVQLLAQLTAEMNQISESDANKSLTKHRKIASSFRDSQLYDIFQLSCTLLRTALENSKTLNFNDESQHGLMTHLLRLALNCLTFDFIGTSVDESSDDLGTVQIPTSWRPAFLDFSTVQLFFDLYASLPASLSPVALSCLVQIASVRRTLFSNEERAKFLSQLVNGVRNILQNPQGLSDPSNYHEFCRLLLRLKSNYQLGELVTVEHYPDAIQLIAKFTVESLNMWQFAPNSVHYLLSLWQRMVGSVPYMKATEPHLLETYTPEVVRAYVSSRLESVSVVLREGLDDPLDDVTVIQQQLDQLSTIGRCEYAKTCALLVQLFEQTAQRYQEHISARMNNRSQQHSMEEMAILEGQLTWLVYMIGSAIGGRVSFNTSDDHDAMDGELVCRVLQLMNLTDSCLPQGGCERLELATISFFEQFRKIYVGDQVHKTSKFYRRLSEILGLNDESMVLAVFVRKIITNLKYWGHCEQILTRTLTLLSDLSISYNSVRKLVKLEEVQFMLNNHTREFRVLKESGPQNSEHFPFLGVGVSVQEMRSRTLFYTSLGRLLMVELGEDEEKFTQFMVPITSAFDSVGRLLAQAETPVFQAEEAKKGLIGLARDLRGLAYAFNTKTSYMMLFDWIYPTYTGVLVRGVEIWSHDPQITTPVLKLFAELVQNRSQRLQFDVSSPNGILLFREASKVICTYGSRILAQGDNIPKDQMYPMRLKGISICFSMLKAALCGNYVNFGVFRLYGDDALDSALHTFVKLLLSIPQSDLLVYPKLSQTYYVLLECLAQDHMNFLSTLEPNVFLYILSSISEGLSAIDTMVCSGCCATLDHVVTYLYKLLHQKSKKGTVDLESDALVRVMKHQPSILQQMLATVLNIIMFEDCRNQWSMSRPLLPLILLNNEYFGQLRQQIISQQAPDKQGAMAQWFDSLMEGIEPNLLTKNRDKFTQNLSVFRRDINDSLKGPVTSSSGSSGSEMMTS from the exons ATGCAGTGTCAAATGAGG GAGGTGGTGAAGTTAGAGTTGTTGTGCAAGCAACTCCACGAGGCTAGTGATGGAGTACGCCGGCAAGAGGCAGAAAAGGCTCTTGTGGAGTTTCAGTCCGGTCAGGGCGCTGCTACTCTTACTCAGTGCCAGATGCTCCTTGACCGGGCACAGTCTTCGTACTCACAGTATTTAGCAGCTACTACATTGACCAAGCTTGTATCAAGGAACCCTTGTACACTTTCGCTCCAGCAGCGTATAGATATAC GCAACTATGTGTTGAATTACTTGGCCACACGCCCCAAGTTGGTTCACTATGTAACTCAAGGACTTGTGGTATTGTTTGGACGCATCACCAAACTTGGATGGTTTGATGGACTGGACAAAGAAGAATGGGCCTTTAGAAATGTTGTGGGAGATGTTTCTCAGTTTTTACAG GGCTCAGTAGACCACTGTGTCATCGGGGTGCAGCTTTTAGCCCAGCTAACTGCTGAAATGAACCAAATATCAGAGTCTGATGCCAACAAGTCTTTGACCAAGCATCGTAAAATTGCGAGTTCTTTTAGGGACTCTCAACTGTATGATATCTTCCAGCTTTCTTGTACACTGCTTAGAACTGCGCTTGAAAATTCAAAGACACTTAATTTTAATGATGAGAGTCAGCATGGGCTCATGACTCATCTTCTTCGCTTAG cTCTCAACTGCCTCACTTTTGATTTTATTGGCACCTCAGTGGATGAAAGTAGTGATGATTTGGGCACGGTTCAGATACCCACATCGTGGAGACCTGCATTCCTTGACTTTTCTACTGTTCAACTTTTCTTTGATCTTTATGCTTCCTTACCAGCTTCACTATCACCAGTG GCATTATCTTGTTTGGTCCAGATAGCCTCTGTGAGGCGTACTTTATTTAGCAATGAAGAACGAGCAAAGTTTCTATCACAGCTAGTCAATGGAGTTAGAAATATACTTCAGAATCCACAA GGCTTGAGTGACCCCTCCAACTACCATGAATTTTGTCGGTTGCTGCTAAGGTTGAAAAGCAATTACCAGCTAGGGGAGCTGGTGACTGTTGAACATTATCCAGATGCCATCCAGCTGATTGCAAAGTTTACTGTGGAGTCCCTCAATATGTGGCAGTTTGCTCCCAATAGTGTGCACTACCTTCTTTCCCTTTGGCAGCGAATGGTGGGATCTGTGCCATATATGAAG GCAACTGAACCTCATCTGTTGGAGACCTATACACCAGAAGTTGTACGAGCATATGTGTCATCACGgttagagagtgtgagtgtggtgcTTCGTGAAGGACTGGATGATCCCCTTGATGATGTCACTGTCATCCAGCAACAACTGGATCAG CTCTCAACAATTGGTCGATGTGAGTATGCAAAGACTTGTGCACTTCTGGTACAGTTGTTTGAGCAGACTGCACAGCGATATCAAGAACATATATCTGCACGAATGAATAACCGCTCTCAGCAGCACTCCATGGAAGAAATGGCAATCTTAGAAG GACAACTGACATGGTTGGTATACATGATTGGATCAGCAATAGGTGGTCGTGTATCTTTCAACactagtgatgatcatgatgcaaTGGATGGAGAATTAGTTTGCAg AGTCCTACAACTAATGAACCTGACTGACTCGTGTCTGCCCCAAGGAGGATGTGAACGCCTTGAGTTAGCCACAATCTCTTTTTTTGAGCAGTTCCGCAAGATTTATGTTGGTGATCAGGTTCACAAAACTTCTAAGTTTTATCGCCGCCTATCAGAGATACTTGGGCTGAATGATGAATCTATGGTGTTGGCTGTTTTTGTGAGAAAAAT CATCACTAACTTGAAGTACTGGGGCCACTGTGAGCAGATTTTGACTCGAACCCTAACGCTTTTGTCAGACCTTTCCATCAGTTACAATAGTGTGCGTAAACTAGTGAAACTTGAGGAGGTTCAGTTCATGCTCAACAATCACACG AGAGAATTCAGAGTGCTTAAAGAGTCTGGTCCTCAAAAT aGTGAACACTTCCCATTCTTGggggtgggtgtgtctgtgcaGGAGATGAGAAGTCGGACGTTGTTTTACACATCACTTGGGAGGCTGTTGATGGTCGAACtaggtgaagatgaagagaagttTACACAGTTTATGGTGCCCATTACTA GTGCATTTGATAGTGTTGGAAGGCTACTGGCTCAAGCAGAGACCCCAGTGTTCCAAGCAGAAGAAGCCAAGAAGGGATTAATAGGCCTTGCAAGGGATTTAAGAGGCCTAGCTTATGCATTCAACACAAAGACATCATATATGATGTTATTTGACTGGAT TTACCCTACATATACTGGTGTTTTGGTTAGGGGTGTTGAAATTTGGAGCCACGATCCCCAGATTACCACCCCAGTGCTCAAACTCTTTGCTGAGTTGGTGCAGAACAGATCTCAGAGACTTCAGTTTGATGTTTCCTCACCTAATGGTATCCTGCTCTTCCGTGAGGCTAGCAAAGTCATTTGTACATATG GTTCAAGAATCCTAGCCCAGGGAGACAACATTCCAAAGGATCAGATGTATCCCATGAGGCTGAAGGGTATAAGCATCTGCTTCTCAATGCTCAAGGCAGCACTGTGTGGAAACTATGTCAACTTTGGGGTATTTCGTCTTTATGGTGATGATGCCTTGGATTCAGCCCTACACACCTTTGTGAAGTTACTACTCTCAATACCACAGTCTGATCTCCTG GTTTACCCAAAGCTGTCCCAGACATATTATGTGCTACTGGAATGTCTTGCTCAGGACCACATGAATTTCTTATCAACCTTAGAACCCAATGTTTTTCTCtatatcctctcttccatctctgaaGGACTGTCAGCTATAG ATACAATGGTTTGCAGTGGTTGCTGTGCAACATTGGACCATGTGGTCACATACCTGTACAAACTTTTGCATCAGAAAA GCAAAAAAGGTACAGTGGACCTGGAGTCAGATGCCCTTGTAAGGGTTATGAAACACCAACCATCCATCCTGCAGCAAATGCTAGCCACTGTCCTTAACATCATCATGTTTGAGGATTGTAGGAATCAGTGGAGCATGTCCCGTCCACTGTTACCACTCATTTTATTAAATAATGAG TATTTTGGACAACTGAGGCAGCAAATTATCAGTCAACAAGCACCAGACAAGCAAGGAGCAATGGCCCAGTGGTTTGATAGTCTGATGGAGGGCATTGAGCCAAACCTCCTTACTAAGAACAGAGACAA ATTTACTCAGAATTTGTCTGTGTTCCGCCGTGATATCAATGACTCACTCAAGGGACCAGTGACtagcagtagtggcagtagtGGAAGTGAAATGATGACATCGTGA
- the LOC125038386 gene encoding exportin-7-like isoform X8, producing the protein MQCQMREVVKLELLCKQLHEASDGVRRQEAEKALVEFQSGQGAATLTQCQMLLDRAQSSYSQYLAATTLTKLVSRNPCTLSLQQRIDIRNYVLNYLATRPKLVHYVTQGLVVLFGRITKLGWFDGLDKEEWAFRNVVGDVSQFLQGSVDHCVIGVQLLAQLTAEMNQISESDANKSLTKHRKIASSFRDSQLYDIFQLSCTLLRTALENSKTLNFNDESQHGLMTHLLRLALNCLTFDFIGTSVDESSDDLGTVQIPTSWRPAFLDFSTVQLFFDLYASLPASLSPVALSCLVQIASVRRTLFSNEERAKFLSQLVNGVRNILQNPQGLSDPSNYHEFCRLLLRLKSNYQLGELVTVEHYPDAIQLIAKFTVESLNMWQFAPNSVHYLLSLWQRMVGSVPYMKATEPHLLETYTPEVVRAYVSSRLESVSVVLREGLDDPLDDVTVIQQQLDQLSTIGRCEYAKTCALLVQLFEQTAQRYQEHISARMNNRSQQHSMEEMAILEGQLTWLVYMIGSAIGGRVSFNTSDDHDAMDGELVCRVLQLMNLTDSCLPQGGCERLELATISFFEQFRKIYVGDQVHKTSKFYRRLSEILGLNDESMVLAVFVRKIITNLKYWGHCEQILTRTLTLLSDLSISYNSVRKLVKLEEVQFMLNNHTSEHFPFLGVGVSVQEMRSRTLFYTSLGRLLMVELGEDEEKFTQFMVPITSAFDSVGRLLAQAETPVFQAEEAKKGLIGLARDLRGLAYAFNTKTSYMMLFDWIYPTYTGVLVRGVEIWSHDPQITTPVLKLFAELVQNRSQRLQFDVSSPNGILLFREASKVICTYGSRILAQGDNIPKDQMYPMRLKGISICFSMLKAALCGNYVNFGVFRLYGDDALDSALHTFVKLLLSIPQSDLLVYPKLSQTYYVLLECLAQDHMNFLSTLEPNVFLYILSSISEGLSAIDTMVCTGCCATLDHIVTYLFKCLHQKSKKGTVDLESDALVRVMKHQPSILQQMLATVLNIIMFEDCRNQWSMSRPLLPLILLNNEYFGQLRQQIISQQAPDKQGAMAQWFDSLMEGIEPNLLTKNRDKFTQNLSVFRRDINDSLKGPVTSSSGSSGSEMMTS; encoded by the exons ATGCAGTGTCAAATGAGG GAGGTGGTGAAGTTAGAGTTGTTGTGCAAGCAACTCCACGAGGCTAGTGATGGAGTACGCCGGCAAGAGGCAGAAAAGGCTCTTGTGGAGTTTCAGTCCGGTCAGGGCGCTGCTACTCTTACTCAGTGCCAGATGCTCCTTGACCGGGCACAGTCTTCGTACTCACAGTATTTAGCAGCTACTACATTGACCAAGCTTGTATCAAGGAACCCTTGTACACTTTCGCTCCAGCAGCGTATAGATATAC GCAACTATGTGTTGAATTACTTGGCCACACGCCCCAAGTTGGTTCACTATGTAACTCAAGGACTTGTGGTATTGTTTGGACGCATCACCAAACTTGGATGGTTTGATGGACTGGACAAAGAAGAATGGGCCTTTAGAAATGTTGTGGGAGATGTTTCTCAGTTTTTACAG GGCTCAGTAGACCACTGTGTCATCGGGGTGCAGCTTTTAGCCCAGCTAACTGCTGAAATGAACCAAATATCAGAGTCTGATGCCAACAAGTCTTTGACCAAGCATCGTAAAATTGCGAGTTCTTTTAGGGACTCTCAACTGTATGATATCTTCCAGCTTTCTTGTACACTGCTTAGAACTGCGCTTGAAAATTCAAAGACACTTAATTTTAATGATGAGAGTCAGCATGGGCTCATGACTCATCTTCTTCGCTTAG cTCTCAACTGCCTCACTTTTGATTTTATTGGCACCTCAGTGGATGAAAGTAGTGATGATTTGGGCACGGTTCAGATACCCACATCGTGGAGACCTGCATTCCTTGACTTTTCTACTGTTCAACTTTTCTTTGATCTTTATGCTTCCTTACCAGCTTCACTATCACCAGTG GCATTATCTTGTTTGGTCCAGATAGCCTCTGTGAGGCGTACTTTATTTAGCAATGAAGAACGAGCAAAGTTTCTATCACAGCTAGTCAATGGAGTTAGAAATATACTTCAGAATCCACAA GGCTTGAGTGACCCCTCCAACTACCATGAATTTTGTCGGTTGCTGCTAAGGTTGAAAAGCAATTACCAGCTAGGGGAGCTGGTGACTGTTGAACATTATCCAGATGCCATCCAGCTGATTGCAAAGTTTACTGTGGAGTCCCTCAATATGTGGCAGTTTGCTCCCAATAGTGTGCACTACCTTCTTTCCCTTTGGCAGCGAATGGTGGGATCTGTGCCATATATGAAG GCAACTGAACCTCATCTGTTGGAGACCTATACACCAGAAGTTGTACGAGCATATGTGTCATCACGgttagagagtgtgagtgtggtgcTTCGTGAAGGACTGGATGATCCCCTTGATGATGTCACTGTCATCCAGCAACAACTGGATCAG CTCTCAACAATTGGTCGATGTGAGTATGCAAAGACTTGTGCACTTCTGGTACAGTTGTTTGAGCAGACTGCACAGCGATATCAAGAACATATATCTGCACGAATGAATAACCGCTCTCAGCAGCACTCCATGGAAGAAATGGCAATCTTAGAAG GACAACTGACATGGTTGGTATACATGATTGGATCAGCAATAGGTGGTCGTGTATCTTTCAACactagtgatgatcatgatgcaaTGGATGGAGAATTAGTTTGCAg AGTCCTACAACTAATGAACCTGACTGACTCGTGTCTGCCCCAAGGAGGATGTGAACGCCTTGAGTTAGCCACAATCTCTTTTTTTGAGCAGTTCCGCAAGATTTATGTTGGTGATCAGGTTCACAAAACTTCTAAGTTTTATCGCCGCCTATCAGAGATACTTGGGCTGAATGATGAATCTATGGTGTTGGCTGTTTTTGTGAGAAAAAT CATCACTAACTTGAAGTACTGGGGCCACTGTGAGCAGATTTTGACTCGAACCCTAACGCTTTTGTCAGACCTTTCCATCAGTTACAATAGTGTGCGTAAACTAGTGAAACTTGAGGAGGTTCAGTTCATGCTCAACAATCACACG aGTGAACACTTCCCATTCTTGggggtgggtgtgtctgtgcaGGAGATGAGAAGTCGGACGTTGTTTTACACATCACTTGGGAGGCTGTTGATGGTCGAACtaggtgaagatgaagagaagttTACACAGTTTATGGTGCCCATTACTA GTGCATTTGATAGTGTTGGAAGGCTACTGGCTCAAGCAGAGACCCCAGTGTTCCAAGCAGAAGAAGCCAAGAAGGGATTAATAGGCCTTGCAAGGGATTTAAGAGGCCTAGCTTATGCATTCAACACAAAGACATCATATATGATGTTATTTGACTGGAT TTACCCTACATATACTGGTGTTTTGGTTAGGGGTGTTGAAATTTGGAGCCACGATCCCCAGATTACCACCCCAGTGCTCAAACTCTTTGCTGAGTTGGTGCAGAACAGATCTCAGAGACTTCAGTTTGATGTTTCCTCACCTAATGGTATCCTGCTCTTCCGTGAGGCTAGCAAAGTCATTTGTACATATG GTTCAAGAATCCTAGCCCAGGGAGACAACATTCCAAAGGATCAGATGTATCCCATGAGGCTGAAGGGTATAAGCATCTGCTTCTCAATGCTCAAGGCAGCACTGTGTGGAAACTATGTCAACTTTGGGGTATTTCGTCTTTATGGTGATGATGCCTTGGATTCAGCCCTACACACCTTTGTGAAGTTACTACTCTCAATACCACAGTCTGATCTCCTG GTTTACCCAAAGCTGTCCCAGACATATTATGTGCTACTGGAATGTCTTGCTCAGGACCACATGAATTTCTTATCAACCTTAGAACCCAATGTTTTTCTCtatatcctctcttccatctctgaaGGACTGTCAGCTATAG ATACGATGGTGTGCACTGGCTGCTGTGCGACCCTTGACCACATTGTTACTTACCTCTTCAAGTGCTTACATCAGAAGA GCAAAAAAGGTACAGTGGACCTGGAGTCAGATGCCCTTGTAAGGGTTATGAAACACCAACCATCCATCCTGCAGCAAATGCTAGCCACTGTCCTTAACATCATCATGTTTGAGGATTGTAGGAATCAGTGGAGCATGTCCCGTCCACTGTTACCACTCATTTTATTAAATAATGAG TATTTTGGACAACTGAGGCAGCAAATTATCAGTCAACAAGCACCAGACAAGCAAGGAGCAATGGCCCAGTGGTTTGATAGTCTGATGGAGGGCATTGAGCCAAACCTCCTTACTAAGAACAGAGACAA ATTTACTCAGAATTTGTCTGTGTTCCGCCGTGATATCAATGACTCACTCAAGGGACCAGTGACtagcagtagtggcagtagtGGAAGTGAAATGATGACATCGTGA